A genomic stretch from Thermoplasma sp. Kam2015 includes:
- a CDS encoding LUD domain-containing protein encodes MNWVELISMVSAGNYNEVESILREYPYIVEIADHLREEKMKVIENLSTYVDITMRNVEKLGGHAYLAKNKDDARKIAGEIVGENKTVVFSKTNAAYEVGLREYLESRHNEVWETDLGEYLVQISKGWPTHIVAPALDMTREDAAKAVRKIDPSINENSRVEDIVAAVRKFLMTKYVKADVGITGANAVAADSGAIALVENEGNIRIDTVMPQVHISITGIDKIVPTLRDAMDEVMVQAAYAGIYPPTYINVTAGPSSTADIELKRVSPATGPKDFHLILLDDGRMDASQNPDLKEALLCIKCGRCYFSCPIYRILGKDWVSTKSPYNGPTGVMWNYITNKDPWPASYCVHSGGCKEVCPMKINIPEVIKYIKYMGSKNL; translated from the coding sequence ATGAACTGGGTGGAACTGATATCGATGGTTTCCGCTGGGAATTACAACGAAGTTGAAAGCATACTCAGGGAATATCCATACATAGTCGAAATAGCCGATCACCTTAGAGAAGAGAAGATGAAAGTCATAGAGAACCTGAGTACATATGTTGACATCACCATGAGGAATGTTGAGAAGCTGGGCGGACATGCCTATCTGGCAAAGAATAAGGACGATGCCAGAAAGATCGCGGGTGAGATAGTTGGTGAAAACAAAACAGTTGTATTCTCGAAGACAAATGCAGCTTATGAGGTGGGATTGAGAGAGTATCTTGAGTCAAGACACAACGAGGTCTGGGAAACTGATCTTGGCGAGTATCTAGTGCAGATATCGAAGGGGTGGCCCACTCATATAGTTGCGCCTGCGCTCGATATGACCAGGGAAGATGCTGCTAAGGCCGTCAGAAAGATCGATCCAAGCATAAATGAAAACTCAAGGGTTGAGGATATCGTTGCGGCCGTGAGAAAATTCCTGATGACCAAGTATGTAAAGGCTGATGTGGGCATAACCGGCGCAAATGCGGTAGCAGCAGATTCCGGTGCAATAGCCCTTGTGGAAAATGAGGGCAATATAAGGATCGATACGGTAATGCCCCAGGTTCATATATCAATCACAGGGATAGACAAGATAGTGCCTACGCTCAGGGATGCCATGGATGAGGTCATGGTACAGGCGGCCTATGCAGGCATATATCCGCCAACGTACATAAATGTGACCGCCGGCCCCAGTTCAACCGCAGATATCGAACTCAAGAGGGTCTCGCCTGCAACCGGGCCAAAGGACTTCCATCTGATTCTTCTCGATGATGGAAGGATGGATGCGAGCCAGAACCCGGATCTCAAGGAGGCCCTTCTCTGTATCAAATGCGGACGTTGCTACTTTTCATGCCCCATATACCGCATCCTTGGAAAGGACTGGGTTTCCACAAAGTCTCCTTACAATGGTCCAACCGGCGTCATGTGGAATTACATAACAAACAAGGATCCATGGCCCGCTTCATACTGCGTACATTCTGGAGGCTGCAAGGAGGTTTGCCCCATGAAGATCAATATACCTGAGGTCATAAAGTATATAAAATACATGGGTTCAAAGAACCTCTGA
- a CDS encoding glycosyltransferase family 2 protein, whose protein sequence is MKFNYQLFSFLIFFISPIAAAYFTSSSLYVIPLVYMFWLLLLVSITSVVIFQLQMFGADRYTMKLLHECKDERVVSFILSYNEDVKMLKKTIIAVKKANIYGETWLLDDSTDEKIVSDLREICDKMGVKFVHRSNRRGFKAGAINDAMSQIDDSYGYIAVFDSDQRPTPRFFNGIMSYFERRNVAVVQIPQTYTAISTSISESAFFQQEVFLRKIMRARNGRSAFILGSGFVARISAIRSVGGFYEKNVTEDLATSIMLQSLGWEILYLDSTDIWYGKPPETVSAYLTQQGRWSLGGFQALGLLLGLKLRPSVFAEYMAGWLYWIWVGPIRLASIIMLILFLDFRLITVIIYPIFFIFFYFPYFIYSMLFYYYTVSDGLMNYGARGFFLHQGAELLLMFTATSSFISALLKRRKPFKVTPKGKAGTYSFTQALPMISLELLTTTTISMGFIWLRESTSRIMEIAIGVNIFFAMYLIPFMIVASVILFTSTYKGESDEIRLINLN, encoded by the coding sequence ATGAAATTCAATTATCAGTTATTCTCGTTTCTAATATTCTTCATATCGCCGATTGCTGCAGCCTACTTCACCTCAAGCAGTCTTTATGTGATACCCCTGGTCTATATGTTCTGGCTACTCCTTCTGGTTTCCATAACATCTGTGGTCATTTTTCAACTGCAGATGTTCGGAGCTGACAGATACACCATGAAGCTTCTACATGAATGCAAGGATGAGAGGGTCGTCAGCTTCATACTCAGTTACAATGAGGATGTGAAGATGCTGAAAAAGACGATCATAGCGGTTAAGAAGGCAAATATATACGGCGAGACGTGGCTTCTGGACGATTCAACAGATGAGAAGATAGTTTCTGATCTTAGGGAGATATGTGATAAAATGGGCGTAAAATTTGTCCATCGGAGTAATCGCAGAGGTTTCAAAGCAGGCGCCATAAACGACGCGATGTCACAGATCGATGATTCTTACGGATATATCGCAGTGTTTGACAGTGATCAGAGACCTACGCCAAGATTTTTCAATGGCATAATGAGCTATTTTGAGAGGAGGAATGTGGCTGTGGTTCAGATACCACAGACTTATACTGCGATATCTACATCGATAAGCGAATCTGCATTCTTTCAGCAGGAGGTTTTCCTGAGGAAGATAATGAGAGCCAGAAATGGCAGATCTGCCTTTATTCTTGGATCTGGATTCGTTGCGAGGATATCGGCGATAAGATCGGTTGGTGGATTCTACGAAAAAAACGTCACAGAGGATCTGGCAACATCCATAATGCTGCAGAGCCTTGGATGGGAGATATTATATCTGGATTCAACCGACATATGGTACGGTAAACCTCCTGAAACTGTGAGCGCCTATCTGACCCAACAGGGCAGATGGTCTCTTGGTGGTTTTCAGGCTCTAGGGCTTCTACTAGGTCTCAAGCTCAGGCCGTCTGTGTTTGCAGAATATATGGCTGGATGGCTATATTGGATCTGGGTTGGCCCGATCCGGCTGGCATCTATAATAATGCTCATACTGTTTCTTGATTTCAGATTGATAACCGTGATCATATATCCGATTTTCTTTATTTTTTTCTATTTTCCATACTTCATATATTCAATGCTATTCTATTACTACACAGTTTCTGATGGTCTCATGAATTACGGTGCTAGAGGATTCTTCCTGCATCAAGGAGCTGAACTCCTGCTAATGTTCACCGCCACCTCATCCTTCATATCGGCTCTGCTCAAGAGAAGAAAGCCATTCAAAGTGACCCCCAAGGGAAAGGCTGGCACATATTCTTTTACACAGGCCCTGCCCATGATCTCCCTGGAATTGCTGACAACCACCACCATTTCCATGGGCTTCATATGGCTCAGGGAATCGACATCCAGGATCATGGAAATTGCAATAGGCGTGAACATTTTCTTTGCTATGTATCTGATTCCATTCATGATCGTTGCAAGCGTGATTCTGTTTACCAGCACATATAAGGGCGAGAGCGATGAGATCAGACTCATTAATCTTAATTGA
- a CDS encoding cysteine synthase family protein — translation MIGSSARSQIEDLIESMHRMSIGNTPFVQVEEGIFAKIEWKNRFGSIKDRPAFYMIYSLREAGDLDNRIIIEASSGNTGLAISGIARMLGLKSVIVLPENASSATKQLILSNGSELIETPAKTGTEGSIKVVNEMVSAGNYVWLNQHSNTKNSDAHYYTTAREMAEAEGKPAAIIAGIGTGGTITGIARYFKEMDPGIRIIGVQPSPGSHIHGLRNAFSSKYRGIIDRYGDLIDEIVYVNEDQAKAEIKRYYERTGDLIGISSGANLFAARTMKERYGKIFTVFPDSGEKYRDELDFLKQ, via the coding sequence ATGATAGGAAGCAGCGCCAGATCGCAGATCGAAGATCTCATCGAGTCTATGCACCGGATGAGCATTGGCAATACACCATTCGTCCAAGTTGAAGAAGGCATCTTCGCAAAAATAGAGTGGAAGAACAGGTTCGGTTCCATAAAGGACAGACCGGCATTCTACATGATATATAGCCTCAGGGAAGCCGGTGATCTGGACAATCGCATAATTATTGAGGCATCGTCTGGGAATACTGGCCTTGCCATATCCGGCATAGCCCGTATGCTTGGGTTGAAGTCCGTGATAGTCCTGCCAGAGAACGCAAGCAGTGCAACGAAGCAGTTAATACTGAGCAACGGATCAGAACTGATAGAGACGCCGGCCAAGACGGGCACAGAAGGATCCATAAAAGTGGTAAACGAAATGGTGTCCGCAGGAAATTACGTGTGGCTGAATCAGCATTCTAACACGAAAAATAGTGATGCTCATTACTACACCACGGCAAGGGAGATGGCTGAGGCTGAAGGAAAACCTGCTGCGATAATTGCGGGAATCGGTACAGGTGGAACGATAACAGGCATAGCCAGATATTTCAAGGAGATGGATCCAGGCATAAGGATCATCGGCGTGCAGCCCTCCCCAGGTTCGCATATACATGGCCTGAGGAACGCATTCTCATCCAAATATAGGGGTATAATAGACAGATACGGAGACCTCATTGACGAAATAGTTTATGTGAATGAAGATCAGGCAAAGGCAGAGATAAAGAGATATTACGAAAGAACGGGTGATCTCATCGGTATCTCCTCTGGCGCAAATCTTTTTGCTGCAAGGACAATGAAGGAGAGATATGGTAAGATATTCACCGTATTCCCGGATTCAGGAGAAAAGTACAGGGACGAGCTGGATTTCCTGAAGCAGTGA
- a CDS encoding (Fe-S)-binding protein, whose translation MDEDRVKKQEGLIRSVLYKNLMEDYTPFPLDKKLAVKWAAGLNVPRGGRVIIYTSYMYQMASVFKSYEKYVPTLGSLGKSRILASIGSRFIKPSDEDVERSVKILQNIYRMVSRVKADVGYLYEEEPYSGSLLYELGFLDEFKEYGRKVLQFFREKGVEEIITVDPHTTNTLANLKRYINFDIPFKNYITMIGTVKGGGKFVMHDSCLYSRFLDMYDTVRDKAKSAGIELVEDPTVTGKGVGFCCGGPVGPLNDELSNNIARARATALKSVYENVLVACPLCYVNLEPYCNVKDLAEVIE comes from the coding sequence TTGGACGAGGACCGGGTGAAAAAGCAGGAGGGTCTGATCAGGAGTGTTCTTTACAAGAATCTGATGGAGGATTACACGCCTTTTCCCCTCGACAAGAAACTAGCTGTAAAATGGGCTGCTGGGCTAAACGTTCCCAGAGGTGGGCGGGTGATCATCTACACATCATACATGTATCAGATGGCCTCCGTGTTCAAATCCTATGAAAAATATGTGCCAACTCTTGGTTCGCTTGGAAAATCAAGGATTTTGGCATCCATAGGATCACGATTCATAAAACCAAGTGACGAAGATGTGGAGAGATCCGTGAAGATCCTCCAGAACATATACAGAATGGTGTCCAGAGTAAAGGCAGATGTGGGATATCTCTACGAGGAGGAACCTTACAGCGGATCGCTTCTCTATGAACTCGGGTTTCTGGACGAATTCAAAGAATATGGAAGGAAAGTTCTTCAATTCTTCAGAGAAAAGGGTGTTGAGGAGATAATAACCGTAGATCCGCATACAACCAACACACTCGCAAACCTCAAGAGATACATCAATTTTGATATTCCGTTCAAGAATTATATAACGATGATAGGAACTGTCAAGGGAGGCGGTAAATTCGTGATGCACGATTCCTGCCTGTATTCGAGGTTTCTCGACATGTACGACACAGTGAGGGATAAGGCCAAATCCGCAGGCATCGAACTGGTAGAGGATCCAACGGTCACCGGGAAGGGTGTTGGTTTCTGCTGTGGAGGCCCCGTGGGACCCCTCAATGACGAATTGAGCAATAATATAGCCAGAGCGCGGGCAACCGCCCTCAAATCAGTATATGAAAACGTGCTCGTTGCCTGTCCGCTTTGCTATGTTAATCTTGAGCCATACTGCAACGTGAAGGATCTGGCGGAGGTGATAGAATGA
- a CDS encoding glutamyl-tRNA reductase, with the protein MQIFTLISWDFKRNNQFFNQAVLNPYEYWSELLERNGIKKYVILLTCNRVEIYLRGDYPSELDRMNPIVSHDDQAIKHLFEVSAGLDSMSLGESEILKQVKEAYDLSLKNGKVDKVISLVFQKAISVGKKVRSETDISKGKVSIPSIVYDILVRSGVSKVLIIGNGMMASEIAPYLNGKFEVTVAGRNIDHVRELASRYNYSYTTLNDVCDLILRNDAIIAATSAKTPIISSDCIVDGKLYIDLGNPRNIQDRSGANIITIDQIYAVSNRNGTMREISVEDAHRIIESEMESLMNKVKDLMIDEIFADFYRFAAVVQRIEVEKFRRMHPEIPASDLEAFAHSMINKVMNIPVMTLKSVARSQESQDFGRMFSKFYDNFSDLVSAALQSYEDHQDTQSLRDRTRQLLQRS; encoded by the coding sequence ATGCAAATATTCACTCTTATTTCGTGGGATTTCAAAAGGAATAATCAATTTTTCAATCAAGCTGTTCTCAATCCATATGAATACTGGTCAGAACTGTTGGAAAGAAATGGCATTAAAAAGTATGTGATATTGCTGACATGCAATCGGGTAGAGATATACCTGCGTGGAGATTATCCATCTGAACTGGACAGAATGAATCCTATAGTGAGCCACGATGATCAGGCCATCAAGCATCTCTTTGAGGTCTCGGCAGGCCTTGATTCCATGTCGCTTGGAGAGAGCGAAATACTGAAGCAGGTTAAGGAGGCCTATGATCTTTCTCTGAAAAATGGGAAGGTGGACAAGGTTATCTCGCTGGTCTTTCAGAAGGCTATATCAGTGGGCAAGAAGGTGCGTTCTGAAACGGATATATCGAAGGGCAAGGTATCCATACCATCGATAGTTTATGATATTCTGGTGCGCAGCGGGGTTTCAAAGGTCCTTATCATAGGAAATGGCATGATGGCAAGCGAGATTGCACCATATCTCAACGGAAAATTTGAGGTTACGGTGGCGGGAAGGAATATAGATCATGTGAGGGAACTGGCAAGCAGATACAATTACAGCTATACGACCCTGAATGATGTCTGTGATCTGATCCTCCGAAACGATGCCATCATAGCGGCCACGTCCGCCAAGACCCCGATAATAAGCAGCGATTGCATAGTTGACGGAAAACTGTACATAGATCTGGGAAACCCCAGAAACATCCAGGATCGGTCAGGCGCAAACATAATAACAATAGATCAAATATATGCTGTATCAAACAGGAACGGAACGATGAGAGAGATTAGTGTGGAGGATGCGCACAGGATCATTGAATCAGAGATGGAATCCTTGATGAACAAGGTTAAGGATCTTATGATCGATGAAATATTTGCCGATTTCTATAGATTTGCGGCCGTTGTTCAGAGGATAGAGGTGGAAAAGTTCAGGCGAATGCATCCAGAGATACCCGCATCCGATCTGGAGGCGTTTGCGCATTCCATGATAAACAAGGTAATGAATATACCAGTCATGACGCTGAAGAGCGTCGCTAGATCCCAGGAGAGCCAGGATTTCGGAAGGATGTTCTCAAAATTCTATGATAATTTCAGTGATCTCGTATCTGCTGCTCTCCAGAGCTATGAAGATCATCAAGATACCCAAAGTCTACGAGACCGAACTCGTCAGTTATTGCAAAGATCCTGA
- the prf1 gene encoding peptide chain release factor aRF-1, protein MEDDEQIRRYEFKRALEELSKLHGRGTELISLYIPPDKQISDVVAYLRDEYSTSSNIKSKSTRKNVLAAIESIMARLKYYKTPPPNGLVFFVGHIATRGDQTEMYTKIIEPPEPITTFMYKCDSEFHLEMLKTMLEEKEIYGLIVIDRKEATVGFLNGTRIEVVDNVQSQVPSKHHQGGQSSRRFERLIEIAANEFFKKVGEIANNAFMPKIKDIRAIFLGGPGATKEYFFEKDYLRNEIKEKIKDLFDVGYTDESGLRELVEKASESIKDMKISKEKDLMNRFLREVRKPDGGLAIYGEQAIRDALEQKMVDLLLISEGLRKVRYTYRCPTCQTEIVLNQEPDEWPVCDKDGTPMELVAEDDFIEDLYRLAKESGAQVEIISDQSEEGKLLKQAFGGMAAVLRFIRKDNVQVT, encoded by the coding sequence ATGGAAGATGATGAACAGATAAGAAGATATGAATTTAAACGGGCGCTTGAGGAACTTTCCAAGCTTCATGGCCGTGGTACCGAGCTGATATCACTTTACATCCCTCCGGATAAACAGATATCGGATGTGGTTGCGTATTTGAGGGACGAGTATTCGACGTCCTCAAATATAAAGTCTAAATCAACAAGAAAGAACGTTCTGGCTGCGATCGAATCGATCATGGCAAGGCTGAAATATTACAAGACGCCCCCTCCCAACGGCTTGGTATTCTTTGTTGGGCATATCGCTACAAGAGGAGATCAGACTGAGATGTATACTAAGATAATAGAACCACCGGAACCCATAACGACGTTTATGTACAAATGCGATTCAGAGTTTCATCTTGAGATGCTCAAGACCATGCTGGAGGAAAAGGAAATTTACGGCCTCATAGTCATCGATAGAAAGGAGGCGACCGTTGGATTTCTAAATGGTACGAGGATTGAAGTGGTAGATAACGTTCAATCCCAGGTTCCAAGCAAGCATCATCAAGGTGGCCAGTCTTCGCGAAGGTTCGAAAGGCTTATAGAGATAGCAGCCAATGAATTTTTCAAGAAGGTGGGTGAGATAGCCAACAATGCATTCATGCCAAAGATAAAGGACATAAGAGCCATATTTCTAGGAGGGCCCGGTGCCACAAAGGAATACTTCTTCGAGAAGGACTACCTCAGGAATGAGATAAAGGAAAAGATAAAGGATCTCTTCGACGTGGGTTATACGGACGAATCTGGTCTGAGAGAGCTTGTGGAAAAGGCCTCTGAATCCATAAAGGACATGAAAATATCCAAGGAAAAGGATCTCATGAACAGGTTCCTGCGTGAGGTCAGAAAGCCAGATGGCGGTCTGGCCATTTATGGTGAGCAGGCCATCAGGGATGCGCTTGAGCAGAAGATGGTCGATCTGCTGCTAATATCGGAGGGCCTCAGAAAAGTCAGATATACTTACAGATGCCCAACTTGTCAGACGGAGATTGTACTGAATCAGGAACCTGACGAATGGCCCGTTTGCGATAAAGATGGCACGCCCATGGAGCTGGTCGCAGAGGATGATTTCATAGAGGACCTTTACAGGCTGGCGAAGGAATCTGGTGCACAGGTTGAGATAATATCGGACCAAAGCGAGGAGGGTAAGCTTCTGAAGCAGGCATTTGGCGGTATGGCCGCTGTTCTGAGATTCATCAGGAAGGACAATGTTCAGGTGACGTGA
- a CDS encoding metallophosphoesterase: MREIEILENVFLTDLYCVYLSDIEAVVVSDLHLGYEEEMNLHGLFLPKIQRDHVTSIMDRIIERYDPQKIIINGDFKQEFSKNLPSEWTDVIYFIERYDDRDLIFIRGNHDNYLATILSRKNLGILDFYEDSRYFIYHGDRDMGIRKITILGHEHPSLVLRDRVGGMYKLPAFAFNFKRNVIITPAMSFFSSGTDLSQSLLSEEHFTPALKGMKPSSFRIFAITDEFGLVDFGYLDDLHSSGEQQIRDH, translated from the coding sequence ATGCGTGAGATAGAGATACTCGAAAACGTTTTTCTAACAGACCTATACTGCGTCTACCTGAGCGATATAGAGGCCGTGGTTGTCTCTGATCTGCATCTCGGTTATGAGGAGGAGATGAACCTTCACGGACTGTTCCTGCCGAAGATACAGAGGGATCATGTGACTTCGATAATGGACAGGATAATAGAGAGATACGATCCTCAGAAGATCATAATCAACGGTGATTTCAAGCAGGAATTCTCAAAAAATCTTCCCAGTGAATGGACAGACGTCATATATTTCATAGAAAGGTACGATGACCGCGATCTCATATTCATAAGGGGAAACCATGATAATTATCTTGCGACCATATTATCCAGGAAGAACCTTGGCATTCTGGACTTTTACGAAGACAGCAGATACTTCATATATCACGGAGACAGAGATATGGGCATAAGAAAGATAACGATACTCGGCCATGAGCATCCCTCCCTCGTCCTGAGGGATCGAGTCGGTGGAATGTACAAGCTGCCTGCATTTGCATTCAATTTCAAGCGCAACGTGATAATAACTCCCGCTATGAGCTTTTTTTCGTCTGGAACGGATCTATCCCAGTCACTGCTCAGTGAAGAGCACTTTACACCCGCCCTGAAGGGTATGAAACCATCAAGCTTCAGGATCTTTGCAATAACTGACGAGTTCGGTCTCGTAGACTTTGGGTATCTTGATGATCTTCATAGCTCTGGAGAGCAGCAGATACGAGATCACTGA